The Pyrenophora tritici-repentis strain M4 chromosome 10, whole genome shotgun sequence genome contains a region encoding:
- a CDS encoding GCN5-related N-acetyltransferase: protein MASQTTPVNPAAMESQLEITNKQKDQTLPSPIMTTSRLIIRPMCLEDAPWTSLHANDPLVTKYMALSFPNPYTLQSAETWIRVNMVRPYQEHFVVCEVSSPDVVIGGIGLKPGVDVSVHTAELGFWIGRAHWGKGYTTEVLRAFTK from the coding sequence ATGGCCAGTCAAACAACCCCGGTGAATCCAGCGGCCATGGAGTCCCAGCTCGAGATCACGAACAAACAAAAGGATCAGACACTTCCCTCACCTATCATGACAACATCGCGCCTTATCATTCGACCAATGTGCCTTGAGGACGCCCCATGGACTTCTCTGCATGCAAACGACCCCCTCGTCACCAAATACATGGCCCTCTCTTTCCCAAATCCCTACACACTCCAGAGCGCCGAGACATGGATTAGGGTGAATATGGTACGTCCATATCAAGAACACTTTGTCGTCTGTGAAGTCTCTTCCCCCGACGTCGTGATTGGCGGTATCGGCCTCAAGCCCGGAGTGGATGTCAGTGTGCATACCGCCGAGCTCGGTTTCTGGATTGGCCGAGCACACTGGGGAAAAGGATATACGACAGAAGTACTGAGAGCATTTACAAAGTGA
- a CDS encoding Acetyltransf-13 multi-domain protein: MASFVAKKVVRTYSRQTKRPLYNEEPPTKRRRVEDKSQSIETATVESSTNAQTLNISSPTREFSTPPPSSPKDSPAIFSDEPPRSSPPSSPTPRSSPPRPQKRRPVFSIFKKQAKPKTLAEQPLLERSDNAQTSPKAGPKKKHMVQMQLDLASETRKTCKTCGMQYIPSNAEDAALHKKFHAMNLGGVDFTKAVIERFRKNEVWSGGGGSFIAVVGRKDGLALRNRAGDVLKVVTTELAAVPISDEELWSQTNNAAMVSSSERETKPAKTDIVAKDEGALPLFDRFKVYLYFQGNKCIGACLAERIWEAYSVLEPAAPSGQSSSISISNQSAPAILGISRIWTSNQHRKKGIATRLLDCASSDFLYGFKIDKAKVAFSQPTESGGNLARKWFSSQAGWHVYMD; encoded by the exons ATGGCGTCCTTTGTAGCAAA GAAAGTTGTTCGTACCTACTCGCGACAAACTAAACGCCCACTATACAATGAAGAACCGCCGACTAAGCGAAGACGCGTCGAAGATAAATCACAAAGCATCGAGACTGCAACTGTAGAATCATCGACCAATGCGCAAACCCTCAATATTTCGTCTCCCACACGCGAATTCTCtacaccaccaccatcaaGCCCGAAAGACTCGCCCGCAATCTTCTCAGACGAACCGCCACGGTCTAGTCCCCCATCGTCCCCAACGCCGCGCAGCTCTCCTCCGCGCCCTCAGAAGAGACGACCCGTGTTCTCGATTTTCAAGAAACAAGCTAAACCAAAGACACTTGCGGAACAGCCGCTATTGGAACGAAGCGACAATGCTCAAACATCACCCAAGGCAGGACCCAAGAAGAAGCACATGGTGCAAATGCAGCTAGATCTAGCTTCAGAGACGCGGAAAACGTGCAAAACTTGTGGAATGCAATACATACCCTCCAATGCGGAGGATGCGGCGCTACACAAGAAGTTCCACGCGATGAATCTTGGGGGTGTGGACTTCACAAAGGCAGTTATTGAACGGTTCAGAAAAAACGAAGTATGGAGCGGCGGAGGTGGAAGCTTCATTGCTGTTGTCGGGCGCAAAGATGGGCTGGCACTGCGCAACCGGGCGGGTGACGTGCTCAAAGTTGTGACTACGGAGCTTGCAGCTGTGCCTATATCAGACGAAGAGCTCTGGAGTCAGACCAACAATGCAGCCATGGTGTCTAGTTCGGAGAGAGAAACCAAACCCGCAAAGACAGACATAGTAGCAAAAGACGAAGGCGCTTTACCCCTGTTTGATCGATTCAAAGTCTACCTGTATTTCCAGGGCAACAAGTGCATAGGGGCATGTTTAGCAGAGCGGATATGGGAGGCCTATTCGGTCCTTGAACCAGCCGCTCCGTCTGGGCAAAGCTCCTCAATCTCCATTAGTAACCAGTCGGCTCCGGCTATCCTAGGCATCTCCCGCATATGGACATCGAACCAGCATCGGAAGAAGGGCATTGCGACGAGGCTGCTAGACTGCGCTAGCTCCGATTTCTTATACGGATTCAAGATTGATAAGGCCAAGGTTGCGTTCAGCCAGCCGACGGAGAGTGGAGGGAATCTGGCGCGCAAGTGGTTCAGTAGCCAAGCCGGATGGCATGTATACATGGACTAA